One window from the genome of Amphiprion ocellaris isolate individual 3 ecotype Okinawa chromosome 23, ASM2253959v1, whole genome shotgun sequence encodes:
- the LOC111562756 gene encoding dickkopf-related protein 2-like — protein sequence MTRLSVLVLVLVLVLVLVLVGSEARVQLNSIRTVVIQEDEVLPRNRSSWEPRVDLMLFQCMSDLECSEGSFCHASTRGPAHSRCQACRRRKRRCHRDSMCCPGNSCSNNICVPVIDSFTSQRIPDSDGGLMSSNKRWRKRGGAAVGGASGKGRVGDPCLRSSDCPDSSCCARHFWARICKPVLQEGQVCTRHRHKGTRGLELFQRCSCGDGLTCRTLRGPDSQPPSLASSSSSPSLMDAAAKSKFASSRHSSGQMSSSSSAKTRLHLCQKK from the exons ATGACCCGTCTCTCAGtactggttctggtcctggtcctggtcctggtcctggtcttgGTGGGCTCTGAGGCTCGGGTTCAGCTGAACTCCATCAGGACGGTGGTGATCCAGGAGGACGAGGTTCTACCGAGGAACCGGAGCAGCTGGGAGCCCAGAGTGGACCTGATG CTCTTCCAGTGCATGAGCGACCTGGAGTGCAGCGAGGGAAGCTTCTGCCACGCCTCCACCAGAGGCCCCGCCCATTCCCGCTGCCAGGCCTGCCGCCGGAGGAAGAGGCGTTGCCATAGAGACAGCATGTGTTGCCCCGGCAACAGCTGCAGCAACA ATATCTGCGTTCCTGTCATCGACTCGTTCACGTCTCAGAGGATCCCCGACTCTGATGGAGGTCTGATGTCCTCAAACAAACGATGGAGGAAGAGAGGCGGGGCCGCGGTGGGCGGAGCCTCAGGTAAAG gtcGGGTAGGAGATCCGTGTCTTCGCTCGTCCGACTGCCCCGACTCTTCCTGCTGCGCTCGACACTTCTGGGCTCGCATCTGCAAGCCGGTGTTGCAGGAGGGACAGGTTTGTACGCGACACCGCCACAAAGGGACCCGCGGCCTGGAGCTGTTCCAGCGCTGCTCCTGCGGGGACGGACTCACCTGCCGGACGCTGCGAGGACCCGACTCCCAGCCGCCGTCTCTggcctcctcgtcctcctccccctcgcTGATGGACGCTGCCGCTAAGTCCAAGTTCGCTTCGTCCCGCCACTCCTCCGGCCAAATGTCCTCGTCTTCCTCAGCGAAGACGAGGCTTCACCTCTGCCAGAAAAAATGA
- the LOC111562760 gene encoding GTPase IMAP family member GIMD1 — translation MERCCHGSEPPDVLSRWFGCHGDNQRSVLTLNVLLLGDRQSGRSSVGNALIGGHEFQTGVCIGGVSMTTSCHLLSRRFPRCFRRQGTESDLLLRVVDTPPHMPRPHTVHELCPEGVHVIVIVVRVDQQENTQLMEHTEALLGPEFRRHSIIVFTHSDSLKEAELHPSVFLSRAPDWLRALADEAGGGVCFLDNSCDWPSIRGQPLREQMLRLSAVQTEVSL, via the exons ATGGAGCGCTGTTGTCATGGAAGCGAACCCCCTGATGTCCTCAGCAGGTGGTTCGGTTGCCACGGTGACAACCAGCGCAGCGTCCTGACACTGAACGTGCTGTTGCTAGGCGACAGGCAGAGTGGGAGGAGCTCCGTGGGGaatgctctgattg GTGGACACGAGTTCCAGACAGGCGTCTGCATCGGAGGCGTCTCCATGACGACCAGCTGTCACCTCCTCAGCCGAAGGTTTCCACGGTGCTTCAGACGTCAGGGCACGGAGTCTGACCTGCTGCTCAGAGTGGTGGACACGCCCCCTCACATGCCCCGCCCACACACCGTGCACGAGCTCTGCCCTGAGGGCGTGCACGTCATCGTCATCGTAGTGAGAGTGGACcagcaagaaaacacacaactgaTGGAACACACAGAg GCTCTCTTGGGTCCAGAGTTTCGTCGTCACTCCATTATCGTTTTCACTCATTCTGATAGTCTCAAAGAGGCGGAGCTTCACCCGTCCGTCTTCCTCAGCCGGGCCCCTGATTGGTTGAGAGCTCTGGCCGATGAGGCGGGGGGCGGAGTCTGTTTCCTGGACAACAGCTGTGATTGGCCGTCGATCCGAGGGCAGCCTCTGAGGGAACAGATGCTCCGCCTCTCTGCAGTCCAGACAGAGGTCTCACTCTGA
- the LOC111562759 gene encoding aminoacyl tRNA synthase complex-interacting multifunctional protein 1-like: protein MSDSENLFPPSLSAALLKLDPEDGEQIMEYLKTHVLLSREKALLQASVREQKKLLVENSKLKKDIEQLRVQLQEKQRRRTAKALLSQNPSPPSLSPAPASPVVPAAPAEAPPPSSQVRREKWSRRRRARPASDPLGAVPPVDVSRLDLRVGRIVSVRRHPLADGLTVQEVEVGEDAPRTVVSKLGEKTHLEQLPGSLVVLLCNVKPCKLRGVASQARLLCCSAPDDDDVALLLPPSGSVPGDKVTVTSYHGDPDRLLPSGLWKCLQVDLQVDVGGVASYKGGSLQVKGKGRCRGPALTCCCLR from the exons TTTGTCGGCTGCTCTGCTGAAGTTGGATCCAGAAGATGGAGAACAGATCATGGAATATCTGAAGACTCATGTCCTGCTGAGCAGAGAGAAAGCTC ttCTTCAGGCATCGGTCAGAGAACAGAAGAAACTTCTGGTGGAAAACTCAAAACTAAAGAAAGACATCGAGCAGCTGAGAGTTCAACTCCAGgaaaaacagaggaggagaactg ccAAAGCGCTGCTCTCTCAGAACCCGTCCCCTCCCAGCCTTAGCCCCGCCCCCGCCTCACCTGTGGTTCCGGCTGCTCCGGCTGAAGCCCCGCCTCCCTCCTCTCAGGTGAGGAGGGAGAAGTGGAGTCGGAGGAGGAGAG CTCGCCCCGCCTCCGACCCTCTGGGGGCGGTTCCTCCGGTCGACGTGTCGCGACTCGACCTGAGAGTCGGACGAATTGTGTCGGTCCGACGCCACCCGCTGGCAGACGGCCTGACGGTGCAGGAAGTGGAGGTCGGAGAAGACGCTCCTCGAACAGTCGTCAGCAAACTGGGAGAGAAAACACACCTGGAGCAG cttcCTGGTTCCCTAGTCGTGTTGCTATGCAACGTGAAGCCCTGTAAGCTGAGGGGCGTGGCCTCCCAGGCCCGCCTCCTCTGTTGCTCCGCCCCTGACGATGATGACGTGGcgctgctgcttcctccttcAGGCTCCGTCCCTGGAGACAAAGTCACTGTTACCAGTTACCATG GTGATCCGGACCGGTTGCTGCCTTCAGGTCTGTGGAAGTGTCTCCAGGTGGACCTCCAGGTGGACGTAGGGGGCGTGGCCTCCTATAAGGGCGGCAGCCTGCAGGTGAAGGGGAAGGGCCGCTGCAGAGGCCCCGCCCTCACCTGCTGCTGCCTCAGGTAG